A single region of the Brassica rapa cultivar Chiifu-401-42 chromosome A03, CAAS_Brap_v3.01, whole genome shotgun sequence genome encodes:
- the LOC103859668 gene encoding PYK10-binding protein 2, whose protein sequence is MAQKVEAQGGKGGIQWDDGSEHDAVTKIQVGAGGIGIQYIKFDYVKNGQSEEAPLRGVKGRSIAADPFVINHPEEHLVSVEGWFNPDGLIQGLKFISNKKTSDVIGYDDGTHFTLQVQDKKIIGFHGSAGDYVNSLGAYFAPLTSTPLTHAKKLPALGADVGTAWDDGAYDGVKKVYVGQAQDGISVVKFVYDKGAEDIVGAEHGTSTLLGFEEFELDYPSEYITAVQGTYDKIFGSDATVINMLRFKTNKQTSTPFGLEAGTAFELKEEGHKIVGFHGKVSDLLHQLGVYVLPVTN, encoded by the exons ATGGCCCAAAAGGTGGAAGCACAAGGAGGGAAAGGAGGTATTCAATGGGACGATGGATCCGAACACGATGCCGTAACCAAGATTCAGGTCGGAGCAGGTGGAATCGGCATTCAATACATCAAGTTTGATTACGTGAAGAACGGACAATCCGAAGAAGCCCCTCTTCGGGGAGTCAAAGGCCGTAGTATCGCAGCTGATCCG TTTGTTATTAACCATCCAGAGGAGCATCTAGTTTCTGTAGAAGGTTGGTTTAACCCTGATGGTCTCATTCAAGGGCTTAAGTTCATATCCAACAAGAAAACTTCTGATGTCATTGGATACGACGACGGTACTCATTTCACTCTCCAAGTTCAAGACAAGAAGATCATTGGCTTTCATGGGTCTGCCGGAGACTATGTCAACTCTCTTGGAGCTTACTTTGCTCCGTTGACTTCAACCCCGTTGACCCATGCCAAGAAGCTGCCGGCACTTGGCGCTGATGTAGGAACTGCATGGGATGATGGTGCTTACGATGGTGTTAAGAAGGTGTACGTAGGACAGGCCCAAGATGGTATATCAGTCGTTAAGTTTGTGTATGACAAAGGCGCTGAGGACATCGTCGGAGCTGAACATGGAACGAGTACTCTACTCGGATTCGAAGAG TTCGAACTTGACTATCCAAGTGAGTACATCACGGCTGTCCAAGGCACCTACGATAAAATCTTTGGGAGTGATGCCACGGTCATAAATATGCTTAGGTTCAAGACTAATAAGCAAACATCTACTCCCTTTGGACTTGAAGCTGGCACAGCCTTTGAGCTCAAAGAGGAAGGCCACAAGATCGTTGGATTCCATGGAAAAGTCAGTGACCTGCTTCATCAGCTTGGAGTCTATGTCCTGCCAGTCACCAACTGA